A window of the Streptomyces griseochromogenes genome harbors these coding sequences:
- a CDS encoding serine/threonine-protein kinase — translation MEKLGPGDPQRIGAYRLLARLGAGGMGHVYLARSDRGRTVAVKLVREELAAQEEFRARFRQEVRAARRVGGHWTAPVLDADTEAAVPWVATGYVAGPSLQQVVGRDHGALPERSVRILAAGLAHALKDIHAAGIVHRDLKPSNVLVTIDGPRVIDFGIARAMETLAGEGLTRTGSLVGSPGFMAPEQVRGDRITPACDVFCLGSVLAYASTGVLPFGGANSGVHALMFRIAQEEPDLEGVPEGVADLVRECLRKDPAARPSLDRILERTGAEDTVAGGRSRDPWLPGALVAQLGRHAVQLLETEDPEGGPEPEPESGADGPGGAEAPSSAAGAGAGAGAGAGAGAGGDRAGVPMPLWARQQGDSGGSPEHASVADDGAVAGAAPADQGGAGRPAEGSGGAVNHLPTVVSGQTPPPSPPPAIPGYGAPGPYGYPQQPQQHPQHPQPPSAAYGYPQQPYNPYAGGGLGSTPPYGPPAVGAPQEPERRNGRSTALLVVIALVVALGAGGSVYALMKRGGHGTADRTVSPGPVIGSTPPGTFRAPGPTSSAASSSAPADGVIPDGYLGTWETTIDNANGSNTRELTIQQGQVGDTVLTLVADGPTDDGGTYHCVFEAKLTEQPDSDGPLEVGPSTVSSGEPMSSCSPGEATEVTLQPDGKLRRVKRSGGESLTYTKR, via the coding sequence ATGGAGAAGCTGGGACCGGGGGATCCGCAGAGGATCGGGGCGTACCGGTTGCTCGCGCGGCTGGGCGCGGGCGGTATGGGGCATGTGTATCTGGCCCGGTCGGACCGGGGCCGCACCGTCGCCGTGAAGCTGGTCCGCGAGGAGCTGGCCGCGCAGGAGGAGTTCCGGGCGCGGTTCCGTCAGGAGGTGCGGGCCGCGCGGCGGGTCGGCGGGCACTGGACCGCGCCCGTGCTGGACGCGGACACGGAGGCCGCGGTGCCCTGGGTGGCCACCGGGTATGTCGCCGGGCCGAGCCTGCAGCAGGTCGTCGGCCGCGATCACGGTGCGCTGCCCGAGCGGTCGGTACGGATCCTCGCGGCGGGGCTCGCGCACGCGCTGAAGGACATCCACGCGGCGGGGATCGTGCACCGGGATCTGAAGCCGTCGAACGTGCTGGTGACCATCGACGGACCGCGGGTGATCGACTTCGGGATCGCGCGGGCGATGGAGACGCTCGCGGGGGAGGGGCTGACCCGTACCGGGTCGCTGGTGGGGTCGCCCGGGTTCATGGCGCCGGAGCAGGTGCGCGGGGACCGGATCACGCCGGCCTGCGATGTGTTCTGCCTCGGGTCCGTGCTCGCCTATGCCTCGACCGGTGTGCTGCCCTTCGGGGGTGCGAACAGCGGTGTGCATGCCCTGATGTTCCGGATCGCCCAGGAGGAGCCGGACCTGGAGGGGGTGCCGGAGGGGGTCGCGGATCTGGTGCGGGAGTGCCTGCGGAAGGACCCCGCCGCCCGGCCCTCGCTGGATCGGATCCTGGAGCGCACGGGGGCGGAGGACACGGTGGCCGGGGGGCGGTCCCGGGATCCGTGGCTGCCGGGGGCGTTGGTGGCGCAGCTGGGGCGGCATGCGGTGCAGCTGCTGGAGACCGAGGATCCGGAAGGGGGACCGGAGCCGGAGCCGGAGTCGGGTGCGGACGGCCCCGGTGGGGCGGAGGCGCCGTCGTCCGCTGCGGGTGCCGGTGCCGGTGCCGGTGCCGGTGCGGGTGCGGGCGCTGGTGGTGATCGGGCGGGAGTGCCCATGCCCCTCTGGGCTCGGCAGCAGGGTGATTCCGGAGGGTCTCCGGAGCATGCGTCCGTGGCCGATGACGGGGCCGTGGCGGGGGCCGCGCCCGCGGACCAGGGCGGGGCGGGCCGCCCGGCCGAGGGAAGCGGTGGGGCCGTCAATCACCTTCCGACCGTGGTGTCCGGGCAGACTCCGCCGCCCTCCCCGCCTCCCGCGATTCCCGGGTACGGCGCGCCCGGCCCGTACGGCTATCCGCAACAGCCCCAGCAGCACCCGCAGCATCCGCAGCCCCCTTCCGCCGCCTACGGATACCCGCAGCAGCCGTACAACCCCTATGCCGGCGGCGGGCTCGGTTCCACGCCGCCCTACGGTCCGCCGGCGGTCGGTGCTCCGCAGGAGCCGGAGCGCAGGAACGGGCGGTCGACCGCGCTGCTCGTCGTGATCGCGCTGGTGGTGGCGCTGGGCGCGGGCGGGTCGGTGTACGCGCTGATGAAGAGGGGCGGTCACGGCACGGCCGACCGGACGGTCAGCCCCGGGCCGGTCATCGGCTCGACGCCGCCGGGCACCTTCCGAGCGCCCGGCCCGACGTCTTCGGCGGCTTCCTCCTCCGCGCCCGCGGACGGCGTGATCCCGGACGGCTACCTGGGTACCTGGGAGACCACGATCGACAACGCCAACGGCTCCAACACCCGTGAACTGACCATCCAGCAGGGCCAGGTCGGCGACACGGTCCTCACGCTTGTCGCGGACGGACCCACCGACGACGGCGGCACGTACCACTGTGTCTTCGAGGCGAAGCTCACCGAACAGCCGGACAGCGACGGCCCGTTGGAGGTCGGCCCGTCCACGGTCTCCTCCGGTGAGCCGATGTCGTCCTGCTCCCCCGGCGAGGCCACCGAGGTGACGCTGCAGCCGGACGGGAAGCTGAGGCGAGTGAAGCGGAGCGGCGGGGAGAGCCTGACGTACACCAAGCGATGA
- a CDS encoding substrate-binding domain-containing protein, which yields MEWLSAENIVAVGTAVLGIAASAGMVWYERRVPRRRRVGYRVQMDNPIGDDVRSGRANRRFGLLLFDFDGAPDMSDATLVLLRIENDGSLGIDRDDYTSPELHGLTAVFTDRTVRGVSVTQPTDTGHLMDHFTAERGFGYEGNTLRIPRVPLNKGDHFKLLVLLSGGDVGRDIRIVGGIKEGEVHPNRSATPDDKPPLFSRASRLITIMLTLSVVTLAAIVVARDDTPPPIGCAKGRLTVTGSTAFEPVMREVAKKYEEDCAGSTITVDAHGSTAGIRELAATGAAAKGSPALVALSDGPKPADMPELRENRVALSVFTLVVNDDVGVRDLSIGDVRRLYRGEITNWRRLGGRSLPVHLVSRDANSGTRQVFQRHVLGRGEMANSSVDCVHKDDPTAPVIRCELDSTDQVLTEVAELPGAIGYSELNLAARAKGLHVLDLDGDAPSVDAIEHGHSTYPYREIEYAYTYGQPPADSLASSFLTYLSRGNGQDIVRTHGHVPCWTPEGMKLCA from the coding sequence ATGGAGTGGCTGAGCGCGGAGAACATCGTCGCCGTCGGAACAGCGGTGCTGGGCATCGCCGCGTCCGCGGGCATGGTCTGGTACGAGCGCCGGGTGCCGCGCCGCAGACGCGTCGGCTACCGCGTGCAGATGGACAACCCCATAGGCGACGACGTCCGTTCGGGTCGGGCCAACCGCCGGTTCGGCCTCCTGCTCTTCGACTTCGACGGGGCGCCGGACATGAGCGACGCCACGCTCGTCCTGCTCCGCATCGAGAACGACGGCTCGCTGGGCATCGACCGCGACGACTACACCAGCCCCGAACTCCACGGCCTGACCGCGGTGTTCACGGACCGCACCGTCCGCGGCGTCTCGGTCACCCAGCCGACCGACACCGGCCATCTGATGGACCACTTCACCGCCGAGCGCGGCTTCGGCTACGAGGGCAACACCCTGCGCATCCCGCGCGTCCCGCTGAACAAGGGGGACCACTTCAAGCTGCTCGTGCTGCTGTCCGGCGGGGACGTCGGCCGGGACATCCGGATCGTCGGCGGGATCAAGGAGGGCGAGGTCCATCCCAACCGCAGCGCCACACCCGACGACAAGCCGCCGCTGTTCAGCCGCGCGTCCCGGCTCATCACCATCATGCTGACGCTGTCCGTGGTGACCCTGGCGGCGATCGTCGTGGCCCGCGACGACACCCCGCCCCCGATCGGCTGTGCGAAGGGCAGGCTGACCGTCACGGGGTCGACCGCGTTCGAACCGGTGATGCGGGAGGTGGCGAAGAAGTACGAGGAGGACTGCGCGGGCTCCACCATCACGGTGGACGCGCACGGATCGACGGCGGGCATCCGGGAGCTGGCCGCGACCGGAGCGGCGGCGAAGGGCTCGCCCGCGCTGGTGGCCCTCTCCGACGGTCCCAAGCCCGCCGACATGCCCGAACTCCGCGAGAACCGGGTCGCGTTGTCGGTCTTCACCCTGGTCGTGAACGACGACGTGGGAGTGCGGGACCTCTCGATCGGGGACGTGCGACGCCTGTACCGGGGCGAGATCACCAACTGGCGTCGGCTGGGCGGCCGTTCACTGCCGGTGCACCTGGTCAGCCGGGACGCCAACTCCGGGACCCGGCAGGTCTTCCAGCGGCATGTGCTGGGCCGGGGCGAGATGGCGAACTCCTCCGTCGACTGCGTCCACAAGGACGACCCGACGGCGCCGGTGATCCGCTGCGAACTCGACTCCACCGACCAGGTGCTGACCGAGGTGGCCGAGCTGCCCGGCGCCATCGGCTACAGCGAGCTCAACCTGGCCGCCCGGGCCAAGGGCCTGCACGTCCTGGACCTGGACGGCGACGCGCCCTCGGTGGACGCCATCGAACACGGCCACAGCACGTATCCGTACCGCGAGATCGAATACGCCTACACCTACGGCCAGCCGCCCGCGGACTCACTGGCCTCGAGCTTCCTGACGTACCTGTCCCGGGGGAACGGCCAGGACATCGTCCGCACCCACGGGCATGTGCCCTGCTGGACTCCGGAGGGCATGAAGCTGTGCGCTTAG
- a CDS encoding SLATT domain-containing protein translates to MGQPEMQPEGPPQDGRGEGAAGLRPGDLTGRAFPLGDWAEPAERLDELYRWVEEGALRTAAWYLADRVWKRRGARVLRTGAAAGAVCGAALPLLDLTGVVGGVAPWGYLALMLAVACVGIDRYFGVTSGWIRDVATAQAVQRRLQALQFDWASESVREVLGPAEGTASEAAERCLGVLRRFSEDVLELVRTETADWMVEFRTGPAPLGIQTAVASGSRAESAGPVGRFPLPPANGARPNMPRQRPPEPR, encoded by the coding sequence GTGGGTCAGCCGGAGATGCAGCCCGAGGGGCCGCCTCAGGACGGGCGGGGCGAGGGTGCGGCCGGGCTGCGGCCGGGCGATCTGACCGGGCGGGCGTTCCCGCTCGGGGACTGGGCGGAGCCCGCCGAGCGGCTCGACGAGCTGTACCGCTGGGTGGAGGAGGGGGCGCTGCGGACGGCGGCCTGGTATCTGGCGGACCGGGTGTGGAAGCGGCGGGGGGCGCGGGTGCTGCGGACCGGGGCGGCGGCGGGGGCGGTCTGCGGGGCCGCGCTGCCGCTGCTTGATCTGACCGGGGTGGTCGGCGGGGTCGCGCCCTGGGGATATCTCGCGCTGATGCTCGCGGTGGCGTGCGTCGGGATCGACCGGTACTTCGGCGTCACCTCCGGATGGATAAGGGACGTGGCCACCGCGCAGGCCGTGCAGCGGCGGCTGCAGGCGCTGCAGTTCGACTGGGCGTCGGAGAGCGTGCGCGAGGTGCTGGGGCCGGCGGAGGGGACGGCGAGCGAGGCCGCCGAGCGGTGCCTGGGAGTGCTGCGGCGCTTCTCCGAGGACGTGCTGGAGCTGGTGCGCACGGAGACGGCCGACTGGATGGTGGAGTTCCGGACCGGGCCGGCACCCCTCGGCATCCAGACGGCGGTGGCGTCGGGCTCACGCGCCGAGTCGGCCGGGCCTGTAGGAAGGTTTCCGCTCCCCCCGGCGAACGGCGCCCGCCCGAACATGCCCAGACAGCGGCCGCCGGAGCCTCGATAG
- a CDS encoding YbaB/EbfC family nucleoid-associated protein, whose protein sequence is MIPGGGQPNMQQLLQQAQKMQQDLQQAQEELANTEVDGQAGGGLVKATVTGSGELRALKIDPKAVDPEDTETLADLIVAAVQAANENAQTLQQQKLGPLAQGLGGGSGIPGLPF, encoded by the coding sequence GTGATCCCCGGTGGTGGCCAGCCCAACATGCAGCAGTTGCTCCAGCAGGCCCAGAAGATGCAGCAGGACCTGCAGCAGGCGCAGGAGGAACTGGCGAACACGGAGGTCGACGGGCAGGCGGGCGGCGGCCTGGTCAAGGCCACCGTCACCGGCTCCGGTGAGCTGCGCGCCCTGAAGATCGACCCGAAGGCGGTCGACCCGGAGGACACCGAGACCCTCGCCGACCTGATCGTGGCGGCCGTCCAGGCGGCCAACGAGAACGCGCAGACGCTCCAGCAGCAGAAGCTGGGCCCGCTGGCCCAGGGTCTGGGCGGCGGCAGCGGCATCCCGGGCCTGCCCTTCTAA
- the recR gene encoding recombination mediator RecR encodes MYEGVVQDLIDELGRLPGVGPKSAQRIAFHILQAEPTDVKRLAQALLEVKAKVRFCATCGNVAQEELCNICRDPRRDPSVICVVEEPKDVVAVERTREFRGRYHVLGGAISPIEGVGPDDLRIRELLARLADGTVTELILATDPNLEGEATATYLARMIKPMGLKVTRLASGLPVGGDLEYADEVTLGRAFEGRRLLDV; translated from the coding sequence TTGTACGAAGGCGTGGTCCAGGACCTCATCGACGAGCTGGGGCGGCTGCCCGGCGTCGGTCCCAAGAGCGCGCAGCGGATCGCCTTCCACATCCTTCAGGCGGAGCCGACGGACGTGAAACGGCTCGCGCAGGCGCTCCTGGAGGTCAAGGCGAAGGTCCGCTTCTGCGCGACCTGCGGCAACGTGGCACAGGAGGAGCTGTGCAACATCTGCCGCGACCCGCGCCGCGACCCGTCGGTGATCTGCGTGGTGGAGGAGCCCAAGGACGTCGTCGCCGTCGAGCGCACCCGCGAGTTCCGGGGCCGCTACCACGTGCTCGGCGGCGCGATCAGCCCGATCGAGGGTGTCGGCCCCGACGACCTGCGTATACGAGAACTTCTCGCGCGGTTGGCCGACGGGACGGTCACGGAGCTGATCCTGGCCACGGACCCGAATCTGGAAGGCGAGGCCACGGCCACGTACCTCGCCCGCATGATCAAGCCCATGGGCCTGAAGGTCACCCGCCTGGCCAGCGGCCTCCCGGTGGGTGGCGACCTGGAATACGCGGACGAGGTCACCCTCGGCCGCGCCTTCGAGGGGAGACGACTCCTAGATGTCTGA
- a CDS encoding DUF5063 domain-containing protein, with amino-acid sequence MSDATLHATSQNPDDFAVQIADQVESFLVAVTEVAKGDEPDSAVPFLLLEVSQLLLAGGRLGAHEDIVPDERYEPDLGPEPDVDELRENLARLLEPVDIYSEVFDPYEPRKAPVPARISDDLADVITDLRHGMAHYRSGRTTEALWWWQFSYFSNWGGTASATLRALQSLVAHVRLNQPLEELDGLDTDQATMGDETLEFEAGRVMAQEIGGPLGMRPAKQP; translated from the coding sequence ATGTCTGACGCCACGCTGCACGCCACGTCGCAGAACCCGGACGACTTCGCGGTCCAGATCGCGGACCAGGTCGAGAGCTTCCTGGTGGCCGTCACGGAGGTGGCGAAGGGCGACGAGCCCGACTCGGCCGTTCCCTTCCTCCTCCTGGAGGTCTCCCAGCTCCTGCTGGCCGGCGGCCGCCTGGGCGCCCACGAGGACATCGTCCCCGACGAGCGCTACGAGCCCGATCTGGGCCCCGAGCCGGACGTGGACGAACTGCGCGAGAACCTGGCCCGTCTCCTCGAACCCGTCGACATCTACTCCGAGGTCTTCGACCCCTACGAGCCCCGCAAGGCCCCCGTCCCGGCCCGTATCTCCGACGACCTCGCCGACGTCATCACCGACCTGCGCCACGGCATGGCCCACTACCGCTCCGGCCGCACCACCGAGGCCCTGTGGTGGTGGCAGTTCTCCTACTTCTCCAACTGGGGCGGCACCGCCTCCGCCACCCTGCGTGCCCTGCAGTCCCTGGTCGCCCACGTCCGCCTGAACCAGCCCCTGGAGGAACTGGACGGCCTCGACACCGACCAGGCCACCATGGGTGACGAGACCCTGGAGTTCGAGGCGGGCAGGGTCATGGCACAGGAGATCGGCGGGCCGCTGGGGATGCGCCCGGCCAAGCAGCCGTAG
- a CDS encoding class I SAM-dependent methyltransferase, giving the protein MTELSAAHDAAVTDRSRLAGSAYNSDRDLAARQSLYQWQTPRYDLPGIVAEQLSGVHGRVVDVGCGNGKFIQRLRDDRPELAVLGLDIAPGILVGVPGPVAVADATRLPLGTASVDAALALHMLYHVPDIPQAVRELSRVVTRDGAVIASTNSDRDKAELDDLWQRAAGDVLGTGRGPARISLSARFSLEKAPAFLGEEFGRVETIELPGTITVHDPEPVVAHMASYRAWADQHDVPFEATIERARAILVDHIARLGAFEVTCLGGVLVCRR; this is encoded by the coding sequence GTGACCGAACTGTCCGCCGCACACGACGCCGCCGTCACCGACCGGAGCCGCCTCGCAGGGAGCGCCTACAACAGCGACCGGGACCTGGCCGCCCGCCAGTCGTTGTACCAGTGGCAGACGCCCCGTTACGACCTGCCCGGCATCGTCGCCGAGCAGCTGAGCGGCGTACACGGACGAGTGGTCGATGTCGGCTGCGGCAACGGCAAGTTCATCCAGCGGCTCCGCGACGATCGGCCTGAGCTGGCTGTGCTCGGCTTGGACATCGCCCCCGGCATCCTCGTCGGCGTGCCCGGCCCGGTCGCTGTGGCAGATGCCACCCGCCTGCCGTTGGGCACAGCGAGCGTCGACGCCGCCCTGGCCCTGCACATGCTGTACCACGTCCCGGACATCCCGCAGGCGGTCAGGGAGCTGTCCCGCGTCGTGACTCGTGACGGGGCGGTGATCGCCTCCACCAACAGCGACCGGGACAAGGCCGAACTCGACGACCTGTGGCAGCGGGCTGCGGGCGACGTCCTCGGCACCGGACGCGGCCCGGCCCGCATCTCGCTCAGCGCCCGCTTCTCCCTGGAGAAGGCCCCGGCCTTCCTCGGCGAGGAGTTCGGCCGGGTGGAGACGATCGAGCTGCCCGGCACTATCACGGTCCACGATCCCGAGCCGGTCGTCGCGCACATGGCCTCCTACCGGGCGTGGGCAGACCAGCACGACGTGCCGTTCGAGGCCACGATCGAGCGGGCCCGCGCGATCCTCGTTGATCACATCGCCCGACTCGGGGCCTTCGAAGTCACGTGCCTGGGCGGCGTCCTCGTCTGCCGTCGCTGA
- a CDS encoding ASCH domain-containing protein, giving the protein MTDTTARVRELNLYRQYFDLVAAGTKTIEVRVKYPHLADLAAGDVIRFRIKGTDETCEVKVKRVTEYPNFESLLDGEGPANVNPTATRDEQLTNIRSVYPQEKEALGALAIEIELVSDSRSQRGPRTRHET; this is encoded by the coding sequence ATGACCGACACCACCGCCCGTGTCCGCGAACTCAACCTCTACCGCCAGTACTTCGACCTCGTCGCCGCGGGCACCAAGACCATCGAGGTGCGGGTGAAATACCCGCACCTCGCCGACCTCGCCGCAGGCGACGTCATCCGCTTCCGCATCAAGGGCACGGACGAGACCTGCGAGGTCAAGGTCAAACGCGTCACCGAGTATCCAAACTTCGAATCTCTGCTTGACGGCGAGGGGCCGGCGAATGTCAACCCGACCGCCACCCGTGACGAGCAATTGACCAACATCCGCTCCGTCTACCCGCAGGAAAAGGAAGCCCTTGGCGCCCTCGCCATCGAGATCGAACTCGTTTCGGACAGCCGTAGCCAGCGCGGGCCTCGCACCCGCCACGAGACGTGA
- a CDS encoding DUF397 domain-containing protein: MAPSPSRSNSFRTAVASAGLAPATRREAGAQSDNPESSYSDDEGADCVEVAVSADIHVRDSKASGGPQLHITTPAWKAFISAVQPGA, from the coding sequence TTGGCGCCCTCGCCATCGAGATCGAACTCGTTTCGGACAGCCGTAGCCAGCGCGGGCCTCGCACCCGCCACGAGACGTGAAGCCGGCGCTCAGTCCGACAACCCTGAGTCGAGTTACAGCGATGACGAAGGCGCTGACTGTGTCGAGGTAGCCGTGTCCGCCGACATCCATGTCCGCGACTCCAAGGCCTCTGGCGGCCCCCAGCTCCACATCACCACCCCCGCCTGGAAGGCGTTCATTTCCGCAGTTCAGCCCGGAGCTTGA
- a CDS encoding aspartate kinase — translation MGLVVQKYGGSSVADAEGIKRVAKRIVEAKKNGNQVVVVVSAMGDTTDELIDLAEQVSPMPAGREFDMLLTAGERISMALLAMAIKNLGHEAQSFTGSQAGVITDSVHNKARIIDVTPGRIRDSLDKGNIAIVAGFQGVSADKKDITTLGRGGSDTTAVALAAALDAEVCEIYTDVDGVFTADPRVVKKAKKIDWISFEDMLELAASGSKVLLHRCVEYARRYNIPIHVRSSFSGLQGTWVSNEPIGDKKVEQAIISGVAHDTSEAKITVVGVPDKPGEAAAIFRTIADAEINIDMVVQNVSAAATGLTDISFTLPKTEGRKAIDALEKNRPGIGFDSLRYDDQIGKISLVGAGMKTNPGVTASFFEALSDAGVNIELISTSEIRISVVTRADDVPEAVRAVHTAFGLDSDTDEAVVYGGTGR, via the coding sequence GTGGGCCTTGTCGTGCAGAAGTACGGAGGTTCCTCCGTAGCCGATGCCGAAGGCATCAAGCGCGTCGCCAAGCGGATCGTGGAAGCGAAGAAGAACGGCAACCAGGTGGTTGTCGTCGTTTCCGCGATGGGCGACACGACGGACGAGCTGATCGATCTCGCCGAGCAGGTTTCTCCGATGCCTGCCGGGCGTGAGTTCGACATGCTGCTGACCGCCGGAGAGCGTATCTCCATGGCCCTGCTGGCCATGGCGATCAAAAACCTGGGCCACGAGGCCCAGTCGTTCACCGGCAGCCAGGCAGGTGTCATCACCGACTCGGTCCACAACAAAGCCCGGATCATCGACGTCACGCCGGGCCGGATCCGGGACTCGCTGGACAAGGGCAACATCGCGATCGTCGCCGGCTTCCAGGGCGTGAGCGCCGACAAGAAGGACATCACCACGCTGGGGCGCGGTGGGTCCGACACCACGGCCGTGGCGCTGGCCGCCGCGCTCGACGCCGAGGTCTGCGAGATCTACACCGACGTCGACGGCGTGTTCACCGCCGACCCGCGCGTGGTGAAGAAGGCGAAGAAGATCGACTGGATCTCCTTCGAGGACATGCTGGAGCTCGCGGCCTCCGGCTCCAAGGTGCTGCTCCACCGCTGTGTGGAGTACGCCCGCCGCTACAACATCCCGATCCACGTCCGCTCCTCCTTCAGCGGGTTGCAGGGCACGTGGGTCAGCAATGAGCCGATTGGGGACAAGAAGGTGGAGCAGGCCATCATCTCCGGTGTCGCGCACGACACCTCCGAGGCCAAGATCACGGTCGTCGGCGTGCCGGACAAGCCGGGTGAGGCCGCCGCGATCTTCCGTACCATCGCCGATGCCGAGATCAACATCGACATGGTCGTGCAGAACGTGTCCGCGGCCGCCACGGGCCTGACGGACATCTCCTTCACGCTGCCGAAGACCGAGGGCCGCAAGGCCATCGACGCGCTGGAGAAGAACCGCCCCGGCATCGGCTTCGACTCGCTGCGCTACGACGACCAGATCGGGAAGATCTCGCTGGTCGGCGCCGGTATGAAGACCAACCCCGGGGTCACCGCCTCCTTCTTCGAGGCGCTGAGCGACGCGGGCGTGAACATCGAGCTGATCTCGACCTCCGAGATCCGTATCTCGGTCGTCACCCGCGCCGACGACGTGCCGGAGGCCGTGCGCGCCGTGCACACCGCCTTCGGGCTCGACTCCGACACCGACGAGGCCGTCGTCTACGGAGGCACGGGCCGGTAA
- a CDS encoding aspartate-semialdehyde dehydrogenase yields MAPTGKPTLAVVGATGAVGAVMLQILSQRADIWGEIRLLASPRSAGRKLAVRGEEVEVTALTEDAFDGVDIAMFDVPDEVSAQWAPIAAARGVVVVDNSGAFRMDADVPLVVPEVNPHAVRIRPRGIVANPNCTTLSMIVALGALHAEFGLRELVVSSYQAVSGAGRAGVETLRSQLSLVAGTELGTTPGDVRRAVGEETGPFPEPVALNVVPWAGSLREDGWSSEEMKVRDESRKILGLPTLPVAVTCVRVPVITSHALTVHARFQGEVTVDGAREILATAPGVVLFDDPAAGEFPTPADVVGTDPTWVGRLRRALDDPTALELFVCGDNLRKGAALNTAQIAELVAAEVTGGAAARE; encoded by the coding sequence ATGGCGCCGACCGGGAAGCCGACGCTCGCGGTCGTGGGAGCGACCGGAGCCGTCGGCGCGGTCATGCTCCAGATCCTGTCCCAGCGCGCGGACATCTGGGGCGAGATCCGTCTGCTCGCCTCGCCGCGCTCGGCCGGCCGCAAGCTGGCCGTGCGCGGCGAGGAGGTCGAGGTCACGGCCCTGACCGAGGACGCCTTCGACGGGGTCGACATCGCGATGTTCGACGTGCCCGACGAGGTCTCCGCCCAGTGGGCGCCGATCGCCGCCGCGCGCGGCGTGGTGGTCGTCGACAACTCCGGCGCCTTCCGGATGGATGCGGACGTGCCGCTCGTCGTACCCGAGGTCAATCCGCACGCGGTGCGGATCCGGCCGCGCGGGATCGTCGCCAACCCCAACTGCACCACCCTGTCGATGATCGTCGCCCTCGGCGCGCTGCACGCCGAGTTCGGGCTGCGCGAGCTGGTGGTGTCCTCCTACCAGGCGGTGAGCGGGGCCGGCCGGGCGGGCGTCGAGACGCTGCGTTCCCAGCTGTCCCTGGTCGCCGGCACGGAGCTGGGCACCACACCCGGCGACGTACGGCGGGCCGTCGGGGAGGAGACCGGGCCGTTCCCGGAGCCGGTCGCGCTGAACGTCGTCCCGTGGGCCGGATCGCTCCGGGAGGACGGCTGGTCGTCGGAGGAGATGAAGGTGCGGGACGAGTCCCGCAAGATCCTCGGACTGCCGACCCTGCCGGTCGCCGTGACCTGTGTACGGGTGCCGGTGATCACCTCGCACGCGCTGACCGTCCACGCCCGCTTCCAGGGCGAGGTGACCGTCGACGGTGCCCGCGAGATCCTCGCCACCGCCCCCGGGGTGGTGCTCTTCGACGACCCCGCCGCCGGTGAGTTCCCCACGCCCGCTGACGTCGTGGGCACCGACCCGACCTGGGTCGGACGGCTGCGGCGGGCCCTTGACGACCCCACCGCGCTCGAACTCTTCGTGTGCGGGGACAACCTGCGCAAGGGCGCCGCGCTCAACACCGCGCAGATCGCCGAGCTGGTGGCCGCGGAGGTCACGGGTGGGGCGGCGGCCCGTGAGTAA
- a CDS encoding SigE family RNA polymerase sigma factor has product MPVIAPMPAARPARIPSQRDGSDGSGGTTATEDDAVVGTTVDHLTETYRAHYRSLLGLAALLLDDTASCEDVVQEAFIRVHSARKRVRDPEKTLAYLRQTVVNLSRSTLRRRILGLKLLSKPMPDMASAEEGAYDQLERRDLIKAMKGLQRRQREVLVLRYFADMTEAQVAETLGISLGSVKAYGSRGIAALRVAMEAPS; this is encoded by the coding sequence ATGCCGGTGATCGCGCCCATGCCCGCAGCGCGGCCCGCCCGCATACCCAGCCAGCGCGACGGCTCCGACGGCTCCGGCGGCACCACGGCCACCGAGGACGACGCGGTCGTCGGCACCACCGTCGACCACCTCACCGAGACCTACCGGGCGCACTACCGCTCGCTGCTCGGCCTCGCCGCGCTCCTGCTCGACGACACCGCCTCCTGCGAGGACGTCGTGCAGGAGGCCTTCATCCGCGTCCACTCGGCCCGCAAGCGCGTCCGCGACCCCGAGAAGACCCTCGCCTACCTGCGGCAGACGGTCGTCAACCTCTCCCGCTCCACCCTGCGCCGGCGCATCCTCGGCCTGAAGCTGCTCTCCAAGCCGATGCCCGACATGGCGAGCGCGGAGGAGGGCGCCTACGACCAGCTGGAGCGGCGCGACCTCATCAAGGCGATGAAGGGGCTGCAGCGCCGCCAGCGCGAGGTCCTCGTGCTGCGCTACTTCGCGGACATGACCGAGGCGCAGGTCGCCGAGACGCTCGGGATCTCGCTGGGCTCGGTGAAGGCGTACGGTTCGCGGGGCATCGCCGCACTGCGGGTGGCCATGGAGGCACCGTCATGA